TAGAATATAGTGTGAAAAATATAACACATATAAAAGTTTGTTTTCAATAATTTTGCAAGGTTTTTGTTGTAGCCATTACTTGAATGGTAATGTAAGTTCAAACATCTAGTTAGGGCAACACCGCTAAGTCCAATGGTTTAACTAACTATCATTAGGAGAGGGATAAGCTTCACTGTTTGAAGTTTTATTTTATAATTTCTGTAGTTTTTGACAAAATGGAGGAGGCATTAAAATGAAAAAGAGTTTATTAGTTATTCTGGTAGTTTGTATGGTTTTTTCTATTGTTGGTTGTGGTTCAGAGGATGTTGTAAATGAGGGTGACGATGATCTACGAATTATTAGGATAGATGACAGTAACTTAGGTTATCCATCGGTTTACACTGTGTCTCCAAGGGGGAGGGGATATTTGTTAATGAGTTTTATTTTTGATACCTTGACCTGGAAAGATGAGAATGGCGTTGTACCTATGTTGGCTGAAGATTGGTCTGTTTCTGAAGATCAAAAAGTATGGACATTTGAACTGGTGGATAATGCTCAATTTACTGATGGAGAGCCCTTAACAGCTGAAGATGTTAAGTTTTCATACTATTATATGATGGAGCATCCTCATCAATGGGTAAACTTAAACATGATAGAACAAGTAGAAGCTGTAGGTGAGCATACTGTAGAAATTACTTTAAAAGAAATATATGCGCCATTTATTACTGATATTGCTGGTAATGTTCCAATCATGCCAAAGCATATATGGGAAGATATACAAGAGCCAGAGAAGTTTAATAGCGAAGAAGCTGTAATAGGATCTGGCCCTTTTACTCTTAAGCACTATGATAAAAATGTAGGGCATTATATTTTTGAAGCAAACAAAGATTATTTTATGGGTGAACCTGTTATAGACAAGTTGAAGATTTCTGATAATAGTCAACCGAGTTTAGCGCTTCAAAACAATGAGTTAGATGCAGCTCAGCACATAAGATATGGTGAAGCTATGGAGTTAAAAGAAGAGAGTGATTTTGAGGTTTTAGAGGGACCTGGTGGATGGGTATATAGAATGTATTTTAATTTTGATAATGATGTTTTAAACAATAAAAAAGTAAGACAAGCCATATACTATGCTATTGATTTAGATGATTTTGTTGAAAGGTCACTTAGAGGTGGAGGCATGGCTGGTAACCCAGGGCATATACATCCCGAGTCAGCATGGTATTATGACCATGGTATCGATTATGAGCAAGATGTAGAGAAAGCCAAAAAACTGTTAAAAGAATCTGGAGTTATAGAAGAGGGAGAGGAATTGGAGTTTGAGTTGTTAGTAAGAGATTCATACGTAGATGAAGCGGAAATGATTCAAGGGTACTTAGGTGAGATTGGAATTAATTTAAATATAAAGCCTATGGATCAAAATAGCGTAGACTCGTTAATAAATGAAGGAAAGTTTGAAATTGCGTTAAACGGCCATGGAGCTTTTGCAGGTGACCCTGTTTTATTAGCAAGGTTCATTGGTGATGATGTAGATTTAGGTTCCACTCCTGCTGTTACTTCTCAGGGAGGGGAAAGCTGGAATAATCACAAGTTTAACGAAATTTTTGTTGACCAATTACGAGAGCTAGATGAAGAAAAAAGATATGAAAAAGTTGCTGAACTTCAAAAGATAATTGCAGAAGAATTGCCCACTCTAACGCTTTATTACAGAAAGAGTACATTTGCATATAACCCTAATAAGCTAGAGGGGTGGTTTTATACAAAAGATGGTGTAGCTATTTCTGTGCCAACTATTCAAAACAAGTTAATATATATTAATGGAACTTGGATGGGAGAATAAATAGTTAAACAAAATTTTAAAATGAGTGATTAAATATGAAGATTAAAGATAGCAACTTTATTTGGAAGGTTATGAATAATATAGGATTATTTTTGCTGCTGATTGTACTTTCTTTTGTATTGCCTAGGTTATTGCCAGGAAGTCCCATATTGAGTTTTCAAGAGGACATTCATGTCTTAAATAGCACACTTACTGAAGAAACATTTAATAGGTTTGAAGATTATTATGCTCCTAATGAACCTTTGTGGAAGCAGTTTCGAATTTATGTAACAAGCCTTATTAGATTGGATCTTGGTTATTCTTTTTACTATGGATATCCGGTGATGGATATTATTTTAGGTAGAATCGGATGGACGTTATTTCTCTCTTTAACGTCCATTTGTATTTCTTTTATCATTGCAATTCCTATAGGGATTTATTCAGCTATGAACTCAGATAAAAAGGAAGATAGACTCATAATGGGTGGGGCTTTATTTTTACAGTCGATACCTATATTTATAATAGCGCTGATTATACAGAGGATATTTGCCTACAACTTAGGGTGGTTTCCTTCTCAAGGTGCATATGATATAGGTGTTTATTCCAGTTCTATAGAATTTTTGAAGGATGCAGGTTATTATATGATTTTACCTTTAATTGCCAGCACTATAGGGTTGTTTCCCTCTAATTATATTTTGACTCGCAACATAATTATTAAGACAAAGAATGAACCGTATGTACAGATGGCCCATTTCAATAACTTAGATAGGCCAATTATAAAGTATCACTATATTTTTAGAAATGCATTGCCAGAGATTATAAGCAAATTGAATATTAATGTTGTATATGCTATTGGAGGAACTCTTTTTGTTGAGATGATATTTTCTTATCCTGGTCTTGGGATGTTACTAAAGGAAGCAGTAGCTTCAAGAGATTACCCATTAATTCAAGGAATTTTTATTATTACTTCAATTTATGCTATTTTTGTCAATATTTTTTTCGAATGGTTACTATATAAAGTAAGTCCGAGGGTGAGCAAATAATGAGGACTAAAGGAAAAGTATCGTTAACTATTATTTGTATAATGGTTTTTATTGCTATACTTGCACCACAAATCACTCCATACGATCCCAATAATTTTAGTTATCAACCTTTACAGTCTCCCAATAAAGACCACTTATTAGGTACTAATCATCTGGGACAGGATAATTTTTCAGCTCTAATTATAGGATTTAGAGTTAGTATAGGCATATCAATTTTGAGTGCTTTTATTTCTTCCTTGGTGGGTACTTTTTTGGCAGTCGTTTGTGCCTTTTATCGAGGAAGAATTGAAGACGTTATTATGAAAACGACAGAACTTTTTATAATTTTACCAGAAATAATTTTGATAATGATTTTTGCATCTTTTACAAGGCCTAGTGTATTTAATGTTATTTTTGTAATCTCTCTCTTTTCCTGGAGTAGGGTTACTAGGATTGTACGCTCAAAAGCTGTGGTCGCTATGACAAGGGAGTCAATTCAATATGCTCTCTTATTGAAGGGAGGATTTTTTCATATTTTCAAAAAAATATGGCTAGAGATTTACCCTGCAGTGGCTACTATGTTTATTTTACAATGTAGCAAAGCTATGATGTATGAGGCAAACCTTTCTTTTTTAGGGATTGGAGATCCAACTGCCAAATCTTGGGGCAGGACTATTCGTCAAGCCATGGATTTTGAAGGAGTTTTTGATAGCTATTATTTATGGTGGTTGGTTCCTCCTATTGTATGTATTGTAATTTTTATATGGTCTCTTTCTATAATATCCTTTGATATAGATAAAAGTGATTAAATATAAAGGAAGTGGTGCTTATTAGGGTGCTAGAAGTAAAAGGCTTAGAAGCTTCATATGACAATAGCATAACTTATTATAAATATCCAGACTTTACATTGGATAAGGGCAAGTGTTTGGCAATTGTGGGAAGTACAGGGTGTGGGAAAACAACCTTGCTTAATTCACTATTTAATCCATTTTTTGTGGGTAGGGCAAAATATAAGCACTTTTTACTATTAGAGAAAGATATAAGTAGTTACATGAATAATATTTTTAATGTTGTTTCTTTTATACCACAATTTTCTCAAAATGCTTTGAATCCTTGTTTAACTATTAGTGATCATATAAAGCATATGAAAACTAAAGACTATAACATAGATAATTTGTTTAAAAGAAGCATGAAAATGCTAGGTCAATTAAAATTAGAACAAGATGTTATAAAAAAGTATCCCCATCAATTAAGTGGCGGGATGAAGCAAAGATTAATTTTAATGTTAGGCTTTTTAAAACAACCAGAATTAGTTGTTTTAGATGAACCTTCTACTGCGATAGATGGTATAACTTTAAAAGTTATACTAGACTTTTTAAAGACTAAAAAAACAGACGGTATAAGTATGTTAATAGTTACTCATGATTTAGGATTTGTAAAGCTTATAGCTGATGATGTTATGAATCTTGATAGTAGCTTAGACTAATAAAAGTATCAACTGGAGGTGAGCCATTGGCTATGATTCAATTGGTTTATGGTCCCAATAATGAATGATCTGGTGGAAGTTAGATCTGTAAACAAAGCTTTTGGAAAACTAGAGAGAAATGTGTTAGATAATGTAAGTCTTAGCATAAAAGAGAATACAATTTTAGGTTTTCTAGGTGAAACAGGAAGTGGAAAAACTACTTTAGCTAAGATAATTGTTGGTCTGGAAAATCCCGATAGCGGGACAGTATATTTAAAAGGGAGCAAGCTTTTAGGTTTAAAGAAGAGAAGCTTTTCTCAATGTTCTGAGATTCAATATATATTTCAAGATCCCTATAGTGCTATGGAAAGCTATTTTACTGTAGAGGATATTTTGCTTGAACCTTTTATAATCTGCAAAAAAAATAAGCATATCAGCTTATCTCCTAAGCAAGCTTTGAAAATGGTTGGAATTAATGACTATGCAATCTGGAAAAATAAAAAAATTTCTACACTAAGTGGTGGCCAGAGACAAAAGATTTGTATTGCCAGAGCTTTAATACCCAACCCCAAATTGATTATCGCTGATGAAAGCACATCTATGCTAGATAAAGAGTCAACTAACGAGATTTTGAAAATTTTTAAGGAGTTGAAAAAAAACAATAAGTTATCTTTGTTGTTGATTAGTCACCAGTTAAATGTTGTTA
This genomic interval from Proteinivorax tanatarense contains the following:
- a CDS encoding ABC transporter substrate-binding protein encodes the protein MKKSLLVILVVCMVFSIVGCGSEDVVNEGDDDLRIIRIDDSNLGYPSVYTVSPRGRGYLLMSFIFDTLTWKDENGVVPMLAEDWSVSEDQKVWTFELVDNAQFTDGEPLTAEDVKFSYYYMMEHPHQWVNLNMIEQVEAVGEHTVEITLKEIYAPFITDIAGNVPIMPKHIWEDIQEPEKFNSEEAVIGSGPFTLKHYDKNVGHYIFEANKDYFMGEPVIDKLKISDNSQPSLALQNNELDAAQHIRYGEAMELKEESDFEVLEGPGGWVYRMYFNFDNDVLNNKKVRQAIYYAIDLDDFVERSLRGGGMAGNPGHIHPESAWYYDHGIDYEQDVEKAKKLLKESGVIEEGEELEFELLVRDSYVDEAEMIQGYLGEIGINLNIKPMDQNSVDSLINEGKFEIALNGHGAFAGDPVLLARFIGDDVDLGSTPAVTSQGGESWNNHKFNEIFVDQLRELDEEKRYEKVAELQKIIAEELPTLTLYYRKSTFAYNPNKLEGWFYTKDGVAISVPTIQNKLIYINGTWMGE
- a CDS encoding ABC transporter permease, with amino-acid sequence MKIKDSNFIWKVMNNIGLFLLLIVLSFVLPRLLPGSPILSFQEDIHVLNSTLTEETFNRFEDYYAPNEPLWKQFRIYVTSLIRLDLGYSFYYGYPVMDIILGRIGWTLFLSLTSICISFIIAIPIGIYSAMNSDKKEDRLIMGGALFLQSIPIFIIALIIQRIFAYNLGWFPSQGAYDIGVYSSSIEFLKDAGYYMILPLIASTIGLFPSNYILTRNIIIKTKNEPYVQMAHFNNLDRPIIKYHYIFRNALPEIISKLNINVVYAIGGTLFVEMIFSYPGLGMLLKEAVASRDYPLIQGIFIITSIYAIFVNIFFEWLLYKVSPRVSK
- a CDS encoding ABC transporter permease → MRTKGKVSLTIICIMVFIAILAPQITPYDPNNFSYQPLQSPNKDHLLGTNHLGQDNFSALIIGFRVSIGISILSAFISSLVGTFLAVVCAFYRGRIEDVIMKTTELFIILPEIILIMIFASFTRPSVFNVIFVISLFSWSRVTRIVRSKAVVAMTRESIQYALLLKGGFFHIFKKIWLEIYPAVATMFILQCSKAMMYEANLSFLGIGDPTAKSWGRTIRQAMDFEGVFDSYYLWWLVPPIVCIVIFIWSLSIISFDIDKSD
- a CDS encoding ATP-binding cassette domain-containing protein, whose amino-acid sequence is MLEVKGLEASYDNSITYYKYPDFTLDKGKCLAIVGSTGCGKTTLLNSLFNPFFVGRAKYKHFLLLEKDISSYMNNIFNVVSFIPQFSQNALNPCLTISDHIKHMKTKDYNIDNLFKRSMKMLGQLKLEQDVIKKYPHQLSGGMKQRLILMLGFLKQPELVVLDEPSTAIDGITLKVILDFLKTKKTDGISMLIVTHDLGFVKLIADDVMNLDSSLD
- a CDS encoding ABC transporter ATP-binding protein; protein product: MNDLVEVRSVNKAFGKLERNVLDNVSLSIKENTILGFLGETGSGKTTLAKIIVGLENPDSGTVYLKGSKLLGLKKRSFSQCSEIQYIFQDPYSAMESYFTVEDILLEPFIICKKNKHISLSPKQALKMVGINDYAIWKNKKISTLSGGQRQKICIARALIPNPKLIIADESTSMLDKESTNEILKIFKELKKNNKLSLLLISHQLNVVMEICDEICVLKNGEIIEHDKKDDVINRPKNRYTKKILDSMNFFMEDEYKYE